DNA sequence from the Tachysurus fulvidraco isolate hzauxx_2018 chromosome 1, HZAU_PFXX_2.0, whole genome shotgun sequence genome:
TAATGAGCTAATGAATCACATAATTTTTATGGTGGccggggatttttttttattgcctttATGTCAGTACAAATCAGTGAATTCTTCacttcatatactgtacagagaaTGATTTCTGCCTCTCAGTCTCCCTAattattacaacattttccCCATGTGTTAATCCAATAATGTTACTCAGCTCTGAAAGAGGAGATCTTCTACACATCTTAATTTACAATCAGATCAGAGATTGTTTCTCTCTAGAGCAACTATATTCGATTAAACTTACAGAATTGTCTGGGCACAAAAACATCTCAACTTTAGAattcagtatacacacacacacacataaagagtAGAGGGTTTTCATACCTGATTTAGATTCTGTGAAGCTGTACAGAATCAGGAAAGTCACAGAGAAAAACATAGTTCCTGAAAAagagatgataataataataataataataataataataataataataataataataataataataataataataataataatttttagtcaaatatttaaacacactcacaactTTGTAAGAGTATTTTCTTGATAAGCGGacgcagaaaaaaataaagattggcTAAAAGTCCACAATCTCTGATCTACTTTCTTTTTGTAACCCGTGTAACCTGTTTACCCAAggaataaacacactcacaactTTGTAGGAGTATTTTCTTGATAAGAGgacacagaaaaaataaagattggCTAAAAGTCCACAATCTCTGATCTACTTTCTTTTTGTAACCTGTGTAACCTGTTTACCCAAGCGACCAAACcccccttttttatttcttaggACAGCATGCATAGAATGTAGGTAGTGTCTATGTAGATAGTAGCCATGCAAGCCACAACATTACAGTGCTGCAGGAAAGCTGTTAAGTTTGTCACTATATTTTTGTGAATGCCAGATCAATACTACAGAATGAGCAATAGTGATGTATTAGTTGTTTTTCCCAAACACAGTGTTGAGTCACTATAATGAAGGTGACTGTATATGGTGAGTCAGTTTCTTCAGCTTAGTAGCTCCCACATTGGTCAAGGTGGAGTGAACTTCTCACAATACATTCTTTACAGTGACATCCACTGGGCCTTTATAGAGCACCTCTACTATTTACACATTGTTGTGAGCCAGCGGCATGCaagagatgttatcagacactggcatgtacgggatggagttacaggcctctacatacctgatactggttttcttaatactggttctcagcTACGCTACGACCAATTATTTACTTATCCGTCAATAGACAGAcggacatagataatacaaagagattcagaaatagggaaagaaatgCTAAACGCAAGGGGAATAAACTTTAGATTGATGTTTACATAAACTaaagattgatgtaaaaatccaaaaggttgaagaattggttgaagagttgaaatatttgaatatgagtgtttaaaagaagacaccgtgggatcagacgctgtacctagacagctagAAGAAGgttccaaaagaaaaagaaggctataatgcattatgtgttatgttttattttcagaatgttcaagaaaaattctgaaatgcttttcttttacttataatcatgtatcctcatgtaatagagatattagattaatattgtttattttactgtaaactttctagtagtaaacacttataaagcctactgtgtattactgagcGTATCTGCACACGTgtttcaaggcctgctgttAAAAGTTAAGCCTTCTGTGTATTCGCGGGGAGTAATCTGCACGCACAGTGTTTTATAGCTCGCTGTCAAATTCCACGACGAGAGAAAGCTTCAGttctatatacagtaatcacagcctgagaagttgcaggaagtatgaccatatatagaagtgttaaccgtgaggttagaaaaaaaaaattagcagcGGACAGAGTCGGCTGGCGAGATATGTTTGGGAAACCGagaagtatttatgaaataagatggtagccatctaaaaggcacaaagccaaccaaacctgacagccaaatctaactggccacagtaaaaaaagtataaaagcctcccttgaatcacattgagtgtgcattctattgtagacAGCCatagtgcatgttatactttaggtgcatcatagaacaaacgcaagttggagagtgtttcttggtttgttataatctttgcatcttaataccttttcctttactgtttgattatttgtaggaagattttatttgtaattttttctttttattttacatatattacacacacctatttgtattacactacttttaataaaaacaaggcctcccattgtgaggatcctgaaaagacaaaaaggtctaagtctgcctccttcatttaaagattcaaacaacagattaagtagaagaccttggagaggagcctttgttagaagaccgaggggacttcgaagaacacctgcgttcaaggtaagaccaactattaatagttgatcttgtgtttccaACACGACCCCGTGCCAATTAAGACACACTCCTTAGCGGGGGCGCGGAAGGTTTCCTgcgcaatccgaaaacatgtgtcgcTAAGGAGCAAGTacgtcagtataattacttcagaATGTGAATCATTTCATCcctttattcatcttcagtaagtatATTTTTCCTGTCAGGTTCATGACAATAAATGACACTCTTTGCTGAAGTCCCCATATTATtgtctatattcatatttacaaatggtacaacaaaaagaaagagaataaacctttaatttaaaaaataaacaaacaaaaaaagaaacatgtatATTCTTCATACAAAACATTCAGCAATATAACAAATCTTTAAATGACACATTAGTCCCAGTTACTGACTAGTGAATCCTCCAAATCCTCCAGGTTAAAACTGCAGGTCTGTGAGgagcagtgttgggcagtaacgccGTTaattttgacagtaactaatactgtaacgcgttacttttttttaaataaagtaactccgttactatatggtgcatttgttaaattaattattttttttaattaattcattttgactgaagtgtagcctacagcctaacctgtttactacagcgacgcattgtaggattggtggatgccaaccattgtaaacacgaagacgacGCACTGTGGGCATGTTTCcttttattcaagtatgtgcggcagtaatgggAGTTATTCCGAAACACATGGGGTATAGCCCGTCAgactgacaattgattggttgacttagcaaaacaggccaatcaggattggccccctctctctctgccactaCAAGGTTTGGTCTCTGTCGTGCATGCGCGCTCAtgctcgctcgctcgcttgCTTGCTATAGATTTCTAATTTGCGGGCATCAGGGAGCCACTATCAACATCCGGAACATCCGGGacacttgggatgtctggttttgtgtttttatagacCATAAcacataaaagggcattaatgggaacattaaagaactaaaaagttacttttaacagtaacttgttactttttggtgtaagtaatcaataaAGTAATTGaattactttttgaatgaagtaactagtaacggTTGCTagttcttagtaactagcacaacactggtgaGGAGATGCAGCTCGAATTCAAATACatccacacaaaaaaacaaaaacaaaaaacaactttacATCAAACAAACTGACAATGTTTCTAAAAGGAATCAAACTAGCATATCAACTCTAAATAAACCACTAACATCCTTGTGTCTTCATAGAATTTCTAGAAATCTAATAATGGCTTTAATCTTGCTGAAATCACAAGTATATTAGTGTTCATAGAAACAGAATTCCTAATAAacgtttaaaattaaaataaataaatggatgattATATCGagatgaaattttttttttaaagttatagAATTTAAAGCAGATATTTATTCAGTAACATCagagatgatcagtggtgctgaatttCTACCATCTTCTTTGTATCGAGGACAGAAGTATGGATAGAGTTTCTCTGAGCAGAAAGACTGATCAGTGAAAGAGTAGATATGAGATCTGGACTTCacatcataaaaggagaccagaccctcctcataatccacaaacacccccacaacctccaccttctctctcagtgtgagggGAACAGAGGGACTATCATAAGTACTGTACTGATTCTCATTGAACAGTCCCACAATCCAGAAGCCATTCTGAGGACACCATACAATCTCTCCCTTCCTGTTAATGTTCTCTTTCACAACTCCTAATGTCCAGTCAGTTTTCCCTCTGACCTGCACCTCATAGTAAAATCTTCCTGAGCAGAAACTCTGATTTCCCAGAACAGAGGGATAATTAAACCTTTGTGGTGAATCAGGGAGATCCTGTGGTGTGTCTACATGAGTCACTTGTTTTCCATCATCAGACAGGATGAGTTGAGGATGAGCTGAAtcaggatccagagtcacatccactgagagaaacacaccaTTTTCACACAACAAAACTAATTATTCATTCAGAGAAACAACATGCCTGTAATTCTGCTGATATGTGAAAAGCTGTTAGAGTGAAAgattatattactgtatatgtgtgggggtgtgtgttgaTAGGGAAGCATTGGGGGTAAGTAAATAATGCTTtttgatcacacacacaggaaagacTCTGATTTTACAACATTGAAGTTAAAATAGTTCTTACCTCTAAACATCTTCTTCTTTAGAAGTTCTTatgaacacaaaaataaaataatgaatatttaaaatgtctacTGCAGACCAAAAATACAAACCAATAAAGTAGAACTAGTTTCTTCAGTAGAgattttctatataatttattttcagaaactGTTTGCTTTAACTAAAATATACATGAGAATGTTTCAGCCTTCTGCTCCAAACTGCATTTTCCTGTGAACCTTCACCATGTTAAACTGCGTCTCTGTTAAAAAGGCCCATACAGTGTAACAGTCTCCCAGTTACCTTTATGATTTAATCCAATTATGTAATCATTACATAATTTAAAAGCACAGAGTTCATTCTTACCTGCATGTTGCTTCACCCGTTGAAGTTCTGAGgctaaaacagataaaaaaaagtttaatattttgtgtacattttacacaaataaaactaaaaaatagaTTCAGCAGTGTAATGTAGTAAAAAGGTGAATAGACAACACAATCAGATTGCAGTTATAAAATTTAACTGTCCTCtgatgttatatttattaaataattacgTTCACCTCACAAAGATGAATGTCACATGTCAGTTATAAGTCAATATAGAAAACAAGTCGTATAAATGTACAGTGACTGTGTTTGTATCTTTACTCTTCTAACAGAACTCTCCTGGAGTGAACTCAGAGTCAACAGAACCTGAAACTGAAACTGAACCTGTAATGTGCAAAAAGTAATGTGTAAATGTACGTATTGAAAGTAATAATGTTAAATCATGTTATAAAAGTCTTGGTAattctggtttaaaaaaaatcaggtagttttgtttacttattttattatttatttgagttatttAGTATACTATTAGGTTTTGGTGACTCTGATTACACTCCATAAGCTTCCTTAGTGTTTACTTCCTGTAGGACAAATCTGGACAGATGACCTGAGCTGCTTAGAAATTGTCAGCATTCggtgtgaaaatgtaaagtcACTGATGTGTTTCAATCTCTAATCTTGTAAGGTATTTCATTTCTGTTCTAATAGAGTCTGTGGACTTagaaaaaagatataaatattaCCTTTCTTGTAGCCAAAACACAGAGTTAGTATCAATCCAACAAGAAAAAGACATGCTACAACTGAAATGCTGAAGGCCCACTTCCAAACAACAAAGACTCTAcctgaaatgacaataatgtCTCTAAGTTATGTTTAAGAAACTGTACAATAGTTATTTAATAACTTGAAAACACACTAACAGAAAGAACTGCAGCCAAATCACCAACAGATgtcataaaaagcaaaaaaactgcAGTAAAGATTACAGTAGAATGTTAcaatctaaatatttttttttaatttgtggaCACTTACTATTGATGATAATCTCTGCCTCTTTCATGTGATGTTGTTGCTGAAGTCTGCAGTAAAACTGGTTAGAGTCACTATAAACAGTGATGTGGCTTTTCACACTGAAGccctcagtgtctctgtgtatctgtgtatcttcaGCAGTCAGAGAGACTCCTTCTCTGTCCAGCCACAGAACATCAGGTTCAGGTTTCCAGCCTCTGGACTCACACACTAGATTAATCCCTCCGAAGTTATCAAAACTCTCCATCATCATCAATGGATGGCTTCCTAGAACTGCAggcaataaacaaaaataattgttttaagTAGAGTGTAAACAAACTGTTAAATAGAAAATaccataaataaaattttaattaatataaatttatacaaatgtattaaataaccATACCCCAGACTGTGCTACCATGTGGTATTAGTACAGAATATTTTATTCTCCAAATATGATTTTTAATGACAATAATGCTATATGAAAAAGCATTTGGAAATCTGCATGAAAAACAATGTGTTTTCTGtccaaagtgaaaaaaaataaatgctgatcCTAATACTGTATCTTGCTATcagataataaaaaagaaagaataaagaagttGAGAAAGTTAGCTGCATTTCTAAAGATTATTTCTATCCTGATCTTTCCTGCATGTTTCCTCTTATCGAGACACATCTAAATCAGCTAACCTTTTATTTAGATGGTCAGTGAGGTAACTATTATATAACCCTCTCAAATACACATTGTGAAATTGGTTTATGAATGCACAAATCATTAATATTGTTAAGTACATCATTCACTCTTTAAAGCTTATTTGCAGAAATGGACCTTACCTTCGATAATAACATGAACAGTTATGTCATTATACCATGTTTTATCTTCAACATGACACTTATATTTTCCTTCATCAGAAACTCTGAGATCTGAGAGTTTGAGTGAAGCGTTGCCTTTCTGTAGCTCCTCTTTGAACAGTGATGTTCTTCCTCTGTAGGACTGCACCTgatctttatttttgtctccACGATCCTTATAGCTATGCACTAATAAAAACCCTGTATCTACTCTCAACCACTCCACTGTCATGTCCATAGCATTGGTGTTGGGTTTGATAAAACAGGGTAGAACCAGATCTTCACCAGCTACAGCAACAAGAGGTTCTTCTGGACCAATAACCTGTAAACGCTCTGTGGcgttagaaataaaaatgtatataaataatatatccaACTGTATTTTCTCAGTGCAACTTATACCTTTAAAGTGAAAGATATAATAGCAACAAGtgaacaaacatacatacagtacatacagtacataaataacAGAATCACTGCGTTGGATAAAGGGTCACCCTACCTCCTAAAAATGACTGGTAAATTCAATCAGGTGTTGCTAATCATTGTTAGCAGCCATTTGGCTTCCACCTGTGAGCAATTGTTGTCATTTTGATTAGCTCAGCAAAAAAGCTATTCCTGGAGCATGTCAGTCCACGGTAGTGCAAATGAAGCAAACACTCAGCCTCAGCTTCAGGAATTTATGACAAAGAGTGGTcattgtgtgcatatgtatatatatatatatatatgtgtgtgtgtgtgtgtgtatatatatatatatatatattcctccacatcactgtaacactcccaagcagttattaggtttagagGGGAAACACTTCTTCACACAGGgtcatgtaggtttggattttgttttcccttaataataaaaaccttcatttaaaaattgcTTGTTGTGTTTACGTGTGATCTTTGACttgtgtttaaatttgtttgatggtCTAAAACATtagtgtgacaaatgtgcaaaaaaattaatcaggaagggggcaaacacttttacacaccactgtgtatatatgtgaatgtgagagtgtctaTAAATTTTATTCATTCCATGTACTACTTCTGTTCAATACATTTGTGTCCATCATattgtgtgtggagttgtttttttttgttgtttgtttgtttaatgggCCTCTTGTAATTTTACTAACCCGATAATACTCCTTCATTCAGTCCAATCTTAGTCTGTTTGCCAAAAAGACAAGAACTAAAAAGGATACAGCTGAGAAAATGTGTAGAGCACAATAGTTGAAGCCTTtatattatcgccacatatacattacaacacagtggaATCTTTTCcttgcatatcccaactgatgAGGTTGGGGAGCGcagcaagttttgtattttatttggacaccaaggtcctagagtctggaggaagggtagagaagctcatagcccaagttgcttgaagtccagtgttaaTTTTctacagtctgtgatgatttggggtgcaatgtcatctgctgattttggtccactgtgttttttgaaaaccagTCACTGCACCTgtttaccaagaaattttagagcacttcaagcttccttctgctgaccagctctttaaagatgctgatttcatttccCAGCAGGATCCGGTACCTacccacactgccaaaagcaccaaaagttggttaaatgaccatggtgtgcttgactggccagcaaactaATCAGACCTGAACCCCACAGAGAATCTATGGTTTATTGTCCAGAGGAAAATGAtaaacaagagaccaaaaaatgcagatgagcagaaggccactgtcaaagaaacctgggcttccataccacctcagcagtgccacagactgatcacctccatgccacgCCGAACTGAGCCAGTAATTAAAGCCAAAGGAGCCCCTACTAAGTATTAACTATGTATAGCATAAATcaacatactttccagaaggccaacaattcaataaaaatgtttttttaattggtctTATGaagaattttaattttttgagatagtaAATTGGTGGGTGTTTATTAAATGTTGGTCAAaataatcacaattaaaagaaccaaagatatatactgtatataataaatgctGTATAAAATATATGCAGATTCACATTCCTTGGTTCCCGACtttacagatgtgttttaaAACAGAGGGCCAGACAGTATTCATTGACAAATCCATTGACAATCTCCTGAACCCAAAGAATGTTTCTGATTTGTtagacatgtactgtatatatggattTTTCTTCATTACAATGATAATTAAATAGCTGTAGATTTATTCCTTGTGTTTCTGGTTCATTTATGGTCGCTAAGCACACCAGTTCCCTTTTTTCTTAATAATGTTCCAAATGGTTCATTATGGTAAGTCTAAAGTTCAACCAGTGTCTCTTACAGTTTTATTCTTGTTACTtatccgttttttttttgttttgttttttttttgttttttttttacaataaagccTTCATCCTGCAATTGGCACTgtctcctgcctggcagctctgTTTTCTTATGTCTAATATGTCTAATAGTGTGTATATTGTGCACATTTTGAAGGATACAAGATTTTAGGGGTGATGTTTTGAAGTGAAAAGCTTTCTTTTAATTTCCCAGCTATATACATTTGAGACTCTAAGCTGCCTTTAATCatcatagatatatatacactagatgtcgccttgtatagggcagtacattggaacgaatgcgtcaactgagccgccatcttggtacgggggacaccctcctcttaatgcattagtgtcaatgtaggcaaataaataaaatcaccataaatcgtcatgaatgcgatttctaggtttttttggtttattccaaaggtcagacatgtatttatcattaagtccagagaaaatttaaggttttaaaTTTTTGACTTGCattataatgcatagtgctagtaggtggaAGTtcattacttacattcttccacttgagtaaacttcatatgaacaatcactacttaattcatagcctactgcatgcaacactgctacaatggtgtgactatacatgttcatttaaacatttcaattgtattggtttattaaatatgatacacaaagcaatttgcaggtggaagcaaatcacaaattcaagatgaacataatgtgaaagttagatagctgaggtgccaaagactgttGAATCTTTTACTTATTACTTTTCCGCAATactttttccacattaaataagtatgtaataaagtcacataaacaaaaaacaaaaaaacaacaaacaaacaaacaaacaaaaaaaagtttgactttgagtctgaacttgtgtgttacactgccaagctaactggtgacatccttccgggactgtcagctgaattaactatttaaaaaagtgtttagtgtccctgcaacttgtccataactgacgtctctgttcatcacttgggaatctacaaacagattcagattctgattattttatttaataccatgtcagcaatcaaaagctattttcatggcaaaattcaattacaaaaacacaaatatcatataaatgcaataaaaataaaacaaatataaacagcaagtcatattatacaattttttttattttaattaacatacgataaaaaaaatccaaacccttttcaaacataatgtcattaaatatgtccttaagtgaagtaacgagaaaagagcattctgcttgtgtcaAGTACCAggaccagaaatataatttcctaacattcaataccataaaacacattctcacttgtttaatgtaatcccttgctgtctggtttttagatttatttcgtTTGAACAActaaacgcagcacagaagtccggcatcgtccatgcatttgaggtaaaggagcaccgaacaaagatggcggcggttttgacgcatttttaggaccccaaggcggCATctatgtatagatatctatgttGAATCATGAGCAGATTTGGTTTCAAATATAGTTGTTACCAAATACTCCAGGCTGTCTGTCATCTCTATATTTCCTTTATGGGTTCCTGGTTACCTGTCAGTCTGAAgatcatttacagtatattgaacTTTGGAAACTTAGCAATGGCCTCAGTGGTAATCCTAGTTACaaagtttaattaaataaatggagGTTATGTACTTCAGGATGGATAATTCTGTGTTATTGGAATGTTTTGTCTGACCATGTTTACTTTCTAAATCATGTACAATTGACTGAATTTGCCACATGATTATTCAAGCTACACGCTCTGTTTTCTAGACTGGAAGCCAATATGTGAATCAGGATATAAACTTTCTGGTTGATCAAACTAACTTCCATTCTAATTATATACTCTCTCACTTGCACAGTTATTCTGTGTGAGGGCATGATAGTGTGTGAGATTATAGTTGTGTGCATGTGAGggtataattgtgtgtgtgagagcacagtTGTAGGTGTGCaagggtatgatagtgtgtgtgagagagtatagTGGTAAAGTAGTGTGTGAGGAAGTATGTCTTATGGCCTAAACCCCTCTCATACACTTCCTTAAACATCTAAATCTTTATCTAAAGTTCCCTGTACTACATTTAAACTACAGATTTTTCTGcaacaaaatgtatttgtgtctgGACACACACCATGTTTTCATCAGGATTTTTTAATCtagcccacacatacacatatacacatacacacacacacacgtgcgcgccacacacacacacacacacacacacacacacacacacacacacacacacacacacacacacacacacacacacacacacagtaggtcTGTTACCGGATTGAGATTCCATAAAGTTGTAGACAGTCAGGAGAGTCACATAAATACACGTCGCTGAATGAATGTTGATCATTATTCCTTGAGAATACGACGAGAAAGCTGACAGGTCTGTACGTTGCTGTCGCTTTCGTTTTCTTGCGCCTTTTTGCCCTACACGTGTTTTCCTGTTTCGACCAGACGCTGTAATATTTAAAGTAAACCGCTCACTCAGTTTTTACCGCTATAATCCACCCTGAAGGATTTATAGAACACTTAATATTACATAAAGTGTATAGAATCATGTC
Encoded proteins:
- the LOC125145724 gene encoding butyrophilin subfamily 1 member A1-like translates to MINIHSATCIYVTLLTVYNFMESQSERLQVIGPEEPLVAVAGEDLVLPCFIKPNTNAMDMTVEWLRVDTGFLLVHSYKDRGDKNKDQVQSYRGRTSLFKEELQKGNASLKLSDLRVSDEGKYKCHVEDKTWYNDITVHVIIEVLGSHPLMMMESFDNFGGINLVCESRGWKPEPDVLWLDREGVSLTAEDTQIHRDTEGFSVKSHITVYSDSNQFYCRLQQQHHMKEAEIIINSRVFVVWKWAFSISVVACLFLVGLILTLCFGYKKASELQRVKQHAELLKKKMFRVDVTLDPDSAHPQLILSDDGKQVTHVDTPQDLPDSPQRFNYPSVLGNQSFCSGRFYYEVQVRGKTDWTLGVVKENINRKGEIVWCPQNGFWIVGLFNENQYSTYDSPSVPLTLREKVEVVGVFVDYEEGLVSFYDVKSRSHIYSFTDQSFCSEKLYPYFCPRYKEDGRNSAPLIISDVTE